ATTTTGGCGGTGACCTTCACCAACAAAGCCGCCCGCGAGATGAAAGAGCGGCTTGAGCTGCTCCTGGCGCAGCGTCTGGCCCAGAGCCAATACGGCCAGCCCTGGAGCACGCTCCCACCGGTGGATCAGCGCCAGTTGCGTTCACGCATCTACCGGGAGGTCACCAAGGAACTCTGGATCGGCACCTTCCATGCCTTGTTTGCCCGGATGCTCCGCTACGACATCGACAAGTTCAAGGATTCGGAGGGGCTCACCTGGACCAAGCAGTTTTCGATTTACGACGAGGCTGATGCCCAGAGCTTGGTCAAAGAAATCGTGACCCAGGAGCTGCAGCTCGATCCCAAGCGGTTCGAGCCGAAAAAGACCCGCTGGGCCATCAGCAATGCCAAAAATCAGGGTTGGTTGCCGGAGCAGCTGGAAGCGAATGCCGAAGGCCAGCGGGGAAAACTCACGGCTGATGTGTATCGGCGTTACCGCAAAGCCTTAGCTGCCAATAACGCGCTTGATTTCGACGATCTCTTGTTGCTGCCGGTTCAATTGCTTCAGCAGAACGAGCAGGTGCGCAGTTACTGGCACCGCCGTTTTCGCCACGTTCTGGTGGATGAGTACCAGGACACCAATCGCACCCAGTACGACCTGATCAAGCTGTTGGTGACGGATGGCAAAGATCCTCAGGACGTCGAAGACTGGTCTGGACGTTCCGTCTTCGTCGTCGGCGATGCCGACCAGAGCATCTACAGCTTCCGTGCGGCTGACTTCACGATCCTGATGGGCTTCCAGGACGATTTCGGCGATCAAGCGCCGGATGACATCACCAAGACGATGGTGAAGCTGGAGGAGAACTACCGCTCCACGGCCACGATTCTTGAGGCAGCGAATGCCCTGATTGCCAACAACAGCGAACGGATCGACAAGGTGCTGCGGCCCACCCGCGGGGAAGGTGAGTTGATCACGCTCACGCGTTGTGACGATGAAATTGCCGAGGCGGAAGCCGTGGTGCATCGCCTGCGCACGATGGAAGCCGCCAACCCTGAGCTGAGCTGGGGAGACATGGCGGTGCTGTATCGCACCAACGCTCAGTCCCGTTCGATTGAAGAATCCCTGGTGCGCTGGGGCATTCCCTACATCGTGGTTGGGGGACTGCGCTTCTACGACCGGCGCGAAATCAAGGATCTGCTGGCCTATCTGCGGCTGTTGGTGAATCCGGCCGACACCGTCAGCCTCCTGCGGGTGATCAATGTGCCGAAACGGGGCATCGGCAAGACCACGATTCAGCGCCTCACCGATGCGGCCAATCAACTGGGGATCCCGCTCTGGGATGTGGTGAGTGATCCCGAAGCGGTGCGCTCCCTTGGCGGCCGTTCGTCCAAGGGGCTTCTGCAGTTCTGTGACCTGGTTAATGATCTGAAGGCTCGCAGCCGTGATGTGGCGCCATCGGAACTAATTCAGCAGGTGATGGAGAAGAGCGGCTACGTCAGCGAGTTGATTGCCGATGGCACCGATGAGGCTGATGAGCGTCGCCGCAATCTTCAGGAACTCGTGAATGCCGCTCTCCAGTACCAGGAGGAAAATGATGAGGGGGACCTGGAGGGATTCCTGGCCACGGCGGCCTTGTCCAGTGATGCCGACAGCAAAGACACCGCTGCCGACCGCGTCACGTTGATGACCCTGCACAGCAGCAAGGGGCTGGAGTTCCCGGTGGTGTGTCTGGTGGGTCTTGAGCAGGGTCTCTTCCCCAGTTATCGCTCCCTGGATGATCCGGCCTCTCTGGAGGAGGAGCGCCGGC
The Synechococcus sp. PROS-U-1 DNA segment above includes these coding regions:
- a CDS encoding UvrD-helicase domain-containing protein, with the protein product MSFLAGLNDAQRRAVDHHVGPLLVVAGAGSGKTRALTHRIAHLIGEHGADPAQILAVTFTNKAAREMKERLELLLAQRLAQSQYGQPWSTLPPVDQRQLRSRIYREVTKELWIGTFHALFARMLRYDIDKFKDSEGLTWTKQFSIYDEADAQSLVKEIVTQELQLDPKRFEPKKTRWAISNAKNQGWLPEQLEANAEGQRGKLTADVYRRYRKALAANNALDFDDLLLLPVQLLQQNEQVRSYWHRRFRHVLVDEYQDTNRTQYDLIKLLVTDGKDPQDVEDWSGRSVFVVGDADQSIYSFRAADFTILMGFQDDFGDQAPDDITKTMVKLEENYRSTATILEAANALIANNSERIDKVLRPTRGEGELITLTRCDDEIAEAEAVVHRLRTMEAANPELSWGDMAVLYRTNAQSRSIEESLVRWGIPYIVVGGLRFYDRREIKDLLAYLRLLVNPADTVSLLRVINVPKRGIGKTTIQRLTDAANQLGIPLWDVVSDPEAVRSLGGRSSKGLLQFCDLVNDLKARSRDVAPSELIQQVMEKSGYVSELIADGTDEADERRRNLQELVNAALQYQEENDEGDLEGFLATAALSSDADSKDTAADRVTLMTLHSSKGLEFPVVCLVGLEQGLFPSYRSLDDPASLEEERRLCYVGITRAKERLFLSHASERRLWGGMREAAVPSVFLSELPEALIQGDIPQTGGAALRRERRLDRLTRVDRDKPSSAPANAVRRRQAGPAPGRSWQIGDQVIHASFGVGEITHTFGSGEKVSIAVKFAGMGPKILDPRLAPIEPLASADG